Sequence from the Ereboglobus luteus genome:
ATGCGATTGTCTGAAATTGCGCTTGCAGTCGGCTTTTGCGATCAAAGTCACTTGTCGCGCAATTTTCGCAAATTCTGCGCTGAACTCTCAAAGCAGGGAGATGATGGCCAGATATTGGGCTAACGGGACGGTGAGGCCAACAATCCATTTGCCGCACGATCTTGCAGAAAACGCTCCACGGCCCCGCGCATGGGACGCGCGCCTAGTGTTTTGTGGCACCCTTCCCGCAAGATCGTCTCCAAGTCTGCCGGAGTGACCGTGATAATGTGCCCAAGTTTATGCAAACGGGCGCATTCTCCCGCGATCATGGCCTCGCAGATTTCGCGTTGCACATCGTAACTCAGACGGGAGAACACAATTTTTTCAGTCATACGGCCCACAAGTTCAGGCCGGAGCTGTTGCCCCACCCGCGCGAGCACAGTGCGCTCAATACTCGCAAAGGGGGCGGACTGCATTCGCATCGCTTCCCCCGCGCCTATGTTTGAGGTGAAAACGACATAGAACCGCGAGAGGTTTTTCCGTTCTCCAGTGGCGAGTGTGATGCTCGCATCATCGAGGATTTGCAGGAAAAGATCGAGCACGAGTGGATGCGCCTTTTCCACTTCATCGAAAAGCAACGTGCCGCAATCCGCCTTTGCAAGCGAGCGGCCGAGCAACCCAATATCACCGACTTTTTCACCAATGAGTTTTTCAACAGACGATTGATTTTGATACTCCGACATATCGAAACGAACGGGTTTCATCCCGTTGAAAAGATAATCGGTGAAGGCATTTGTAATTTCTGTTTTTCCAACACCGGTCGGGCCGACGAACAAAAACGAGCCTTTGGGACGCCCCGGATGCGCAAGGCCGAGTTCGCCCCTCCGCAACACGGATTCGACACGTCCAATAACATGCGATTGTCCCTTGATGTGCTCGTGAAGATGCGCGCCGAGGTTGCGGAGTTGTTCGCGGCGTTGGCTGAACCAATCGACGCCGATGTTTGCACAGGCAGGCAGGGATGTATTCATGGAGAAAAAATCTTAGCGAAACCACTCGCACACGCGCCCATC
This genomic interval carries:
- a CDS encoding AAA family ATPase, which gives rise to MNTSLPACANIGVDWFSQRREQLRNLGAHLHEHIKGQSHVIGRVESVLRRGELGLAHPGRPKGSFLFVGPTGVGKTEITNAFTDYLFNGMKPVRFDMSEYQNQSSVEKLIGEKVGDIGLLGRSLAKADCGTLLFDEVEKAHPLVLDLFLQILDDASITLATGERKNLSRFYVVFTSNIGAGEAMRMQSAPFASIERTVLARVGQQLRPELVGRMTEKIVFSRLSYDVQREICEAMIAGECARLHKLGHIITVTPADLETILREGCHKTLGARPMRGAVERFLQDRAANGLLASPSR